A window of Melospiza melodia melodia isolate bMelMel2 chromosome Z, bMelMel2.pri, whole genome shotgun sequence contains these coding sequences:
- the PIAS2 gene encoding E3 SUMO-protein ligase PIAS2 isoform X2 → MADFEELRNMVSSFRVSELQVLLGFAGRNKSGRKHDLLMRALHLLKSGCSPAVQIKIRELYRRRYPRTSEALSDLSAIRPAASSLDSSSSPVEPDLAVAGIHPLPSTSVTPQSPSPPVSSVLLQDTKPHFEMQQPSPPIPPVHPDVQLKRLPFYDVLDVLIKPTSLVQSSIQRFQEKFFIFALTPQQVREICISRDFLPGGRRDYTVQVQLRLCLAETSCPQEDHYPNSLCIKVNGKLSPLPGYAPPPKNGIEQKRPGRPLNITSLVRLSSAVPNQISISWASEIGKNYSMSVYLVRQLTSAMLLQRLKMKGIRNPDHSRALIKEKLTADPDSEIATTSLRVSLMCPLGKMRLTIPCRAVTCTHLQCFDAALYLQMNEKKPTWICPVCDKKAAYESLILDGLFMEILNECSDVDEIKFQEDGSWCPMRPKKEAVKVSSQQCSKIESSSVVSKPCSVTVASEVNKKKVDVIDLTVESSSDEEEDPPAKRNCIFMSEIHGSPTKGVLMYQPSTARVPSVTTVDAAAIPPSLTDYPVPFHHPPISSISSDLPGLDFLSLIPVDSQYCPPMFLDSLTSTLTSSTPGSIITSTSHHESSTHVSSSGRAEAGVITSSGGGGGSAPDIISLD, encoded by the exons ATGGCGGATTTCGAGGAGCTgcgg AATATGGTATCAAGTTTTCGCGTTTCTGAACTGCAAGTGCTGCTGGGATTTGCCGGACGTAATAAAAGTGGTCGCAAACATGACCTCCTGATGAGGGCACTGCACTTACTGAAGAGCGGCTGCAGCCCAGCGGTTCAGATCAAGATCCGAGAGCTCTATAGGCGCCGGTACCCGCGGACCAGCGAGGCACTGTCGGATTTGTCGGCTATAAGACCCGCAGCGTCCAGCTTGGACAGCAGCTCCTCTCCGGTGGAGCCTGACTTGGCTGTCGCGGGCATTCACCCACTCCCTTCCACGTCAGTCACGCCTCAGTCTCCGTCCCCGCCTGTCAGTTCTGTGCTCCTCCAGGACACTAAGCCCCACTTTGAGATGCAGCAGCCATCTCCTCCGATTCCACCTGTTCACCCTGACGTTCAGCTGAAAAGATTGCCTTTCTACGATGTGCTCGATGTGCTCATTAAACCCACGAGTCTAG tACAGAGCAGTATTCAGAGGTTCCAGGAGAAGTTTTTTATCTTTGCTTTAACAccacagcaggtcagagaaatcTGTATTTCCAG GGACTTTTTGCCTGGAGGCAGGAGAGATTACACAGTCCAAGTTCAGCTAAG GCTATGCCTAGCAGAGACAAGCTGCCCTCAAGAGGATCATTATCCTAATAGTTTGTGCATTAAAGTAAATGGGAAGCTGTCCCCGTTGCCA GGATATGCTCCACCACCAAAAAATGGAATTGAACAGAAGCGACCTGGACGTCCCTTGAATATCACTTCTCTAGTTAGGCTGTCATCAGCAGTGCCAAACCAGATTTCTATCTCTTGGGCTTCTGAAATTGGAAAG AATTACTCCATGTCTGTGTATCTGGTTCGCCAGCTCACCTCAGCTATGCTTTTGCAGAGGTTAAAAATGAAAGGTATCAGAAATCCTGATCATTCCAGAGCACTAA ttAAAGAAAAACTAACTGCAGATCCTGATAGTGAGATTGCCACAACCAGTCTGCGGGTCTCTCTGATGTGTCCT ctgggaaaAATGAGACTGACAATCCCATGCCGGGCAGTGACCTGCACACACCTGCAATGTTTCGATGCTGCTCTTTATCTTCAAATGAATGAGAAGAAGCCTACCTGGATCTGCCCTGTCTGTGACAAAAAGGCAGCTTACGAGAGCCTAATACTAGATGG CCTCTTTATGGAAATCCTTAATGAATGTTCTGATGTGGATGAGATAAAATTCCAGGAAGATGGCTCCTGGTGCCCCATGAGGCCAAAGAAGGAAGCTGTGAAAGTGTCAAGTCAACAGTGCAGCAAAATAGAAA gTTCCAGTGTTGTTAGCAAACCATGTTCCGTGACAGTGGCCAGTGAGGTAAACAAGAAGAAGGTTGATGTTATCGACTTGACAGTAGAAAGCTCTTCTGATGAAGAAGAAGATCCTCCAGCCAAAAGGAACTGCATATTTATGTCTGAAATACACGGGAGCCCAACCAAAGG GGTTCTCATGTATCAGCCATCTACTGCCAGAGTGCCCAGCGTGACGACGGTCGATGCTGCTGCTATTCCTCCTTCATTAACAGACTACCCAGTACCATTCCATCACCCACCAATATCCAGTATTTCATCAGACTTGCCAG GTCTGGATTTTCTTTCGCTAATCCCAGTTGATTCACAG TACTGTCCTCCTATGTTTTTGGATAGTCTCACCTCAACCTTAACAAGCAGCACGCCTGGCAGCATCATCACCTCCACCAGCCACCACGAGAGCAGCACGCACGTTAGCTCCTCGGGCCGGGCCGAGGCCGGCGTCATCaccagcagcggcggcggcggcggcagcgcgccCGACATCATCTCCCTGGACTGA
- the PIAS2 gene encoding E3 SUMO-protein ligase PIAS2 isoform X3 yields the protein MADFEELRNMVSSFRVSELQVLLGFAGRNKSGRKHDLLMRALHLLKSGCSPAVQIKIRELYRRRYPRTSEALSDLSAIRPAASSLDSSSSPVEPDLAVAGIHPLPSTSVTPQSPSPPVSSVLLQDTKPHFEMQQPSPPIPPVHPDVQLKRLPFYDVLDVLIKPTSLVQSSIQRFQEKFFIFALTPQQVREICISRDFLPGGRRDYTVQVQLRLCLAETSCPQEDHYPNSLCIKVNGKLSPLPGYAPPPKNGIEQKRPGRPLNITSLVRLSSAVPNQISISWASEIGKNYSMSVYLVRQLTSAMLLQRLKMKGIRNPDHSRALIKEKLTADPDSEIATTSLRVSLMCPLGKMRLTIPCRAVTCTHLQCFDAALYLQMNEKKPTWICPVCDKKAAYESLILDGLFMEILNECSDVDEIKFQEDGSWCPMRPKKEAVKVSSQQCSKIESSSVVSKPCSVTVASEVNKKKVDVIDLTVESSSDEEEDPPAKRNCIFMSEIHGSPTKGVLMYQPSTARVPSVTTVDAAAIPPSLTDYPVPFHHPPISSISSDLPGLDFLSLIPVDSQSHLNLNKQHAWQHHHLHQPPREQHAR from the exons ATGGCGGATTTCGAGGAGCTgcgg AATATGGTATCAAGTTTTCGCGTTTCTGAACTGCAAGTGCTGCTGGGATTTGCCGGACGTAATAAAAGTGGTCGCAAACATGACCTCCTGATGAGGGCACTGCACTTACTGAAGAGCGGCTGCAGCCCAGCGGTTCAGATCAAGATCCGAGAGCTCTATAGGCGCCGGTACCCGCGGACCAGCGAGGCACTGTCGGATTTGTCGGCTATAAGACCCGCAGCGTCCAGCTTGGACAGCAGCTCCTCTCCGGTGGAGCCTGACTTGGCTGTCGCGGGCATTCACCCACTCCCTTCCACGTCAGTCACGCCTCAGTCTCCGTCCCCGCCTGTCAGTTCTGTGCTCCTCCAGGACACTAAGCCCCACTTTGAGATGCAGCAGCCATCTCCTCCGATTCCACCTGTTCACCCTGACGTTCAGCTGAAAAGATTGCCTTTCTACGATGTGCTCGATGTGCTCATTAAACCCACGAGTCTAG tACAGAGCAGTATTCAGAGGTTCCAGGAGAAGTTTTTTATCTTTGCTTTAACAccacagcaggtcagagaaatcTGTATTTCCAG GGACTTTTTGCCTGGAGGCAGGAGAGATTACACAGTCCAAGTTCAGCTAAG GCTATGCCTAGCAGAGACAAGCTGCCCTCAAGAGGATCATTATCCTAATAGTTTGTGCATTAAAGTAAATGGGAAGCTGTCCCCGTTGCCA GGATATGCTCCACCACCAAAAAATGGAATTGAACAGAAGCGACCTGGACGTCCCTTGAATATCACTTCTCTAGTTAGGCTGTCATCAGCAGTGCCAAACCAGATTTCTATCTCTTGGGCTTCTGAAATTGGAAAG AATTACTCCATGTCTGTGTATCTGGTTCGCCAGCTCACCTCAGCTATGCTTTTGCAGAGGTTAAAAATGAAAGGTATCAGAAATCCTGATCATTCCAGAGCACTAA ttAAAGAAAAACTAACTGCAGATCCTGATAGTGAGATTGCCACAACCAGTCTGCGGGTCTCTCTGATGTGTCCT ctgggaaaAATGAGACTGACAATCCCATGCCGGGCAGTGACCTGCACACACCTGCAATGTTTCGATGCTGCTCTTTATCTTCAAATGAATGAGAAGAAGCCTACCTGGATCTGCCCTGTCTGTGACAAAAAGGCAGCTTACGAGAGCCTAATACTAGATGG CCTCTTTATGGAAATCCTTAATGAATGTTCTGATGTGGATGAGATAAAATTCCAGGAAGATGGCTCCTGGTGCCCCATGAGGCCAAAGAAGGAAGCTGTGAAAGTGTCAAGTCAACAGTGCAGCAAAATAGAAA gTTCCAGTGTTGTTAGCAAACCATGTTCCGTGACAGTGGCCAGTGAGGTAAACAAGAAGAAGGTTGATGTTATCGACTTGACAGTAGAAAGCTCTTCTGATGAAGAAGAAGATCCTCCAGCCAAAAGGAACTGCATATTTATGTCTGAAATACACGGGAGCCCAACCAAAGG GGTTCTCATGTATCAGCCATCTACTGCCAGAGTGCCCAGCGTGACGACGGTCGATGCTGCTGCTATTCCTCCTTCATTAACAGACTACCCAGTACCATTCCATCACCCACCAATATCCAGTATTTCATCAGACTTGCCAG GTCTGGATTTTCTTTCGCTAATCCCAGTTGATTCACAG TCTCACCTCAACCTTAACAAGCAGCACGCCTGGCAGCATCATCACCTCCACCAGCCACCACGAGAGCAGCACGCACGTTAG
- the PIAS2 gene encoding E3 SUMO-protein ligase PIAS2 isoform X4 yields MADFEELRNMVSSFRVSELQVLLGFAGRNKSGRKHDLLMRALHLLKSGCSPAVQIKIRELYRRRYPRTSEALSDLSAIRPAASSLDSSSSPVEPDLAVAGIHPLPSTSVTPQSPSPPVSSVLLQDTKPHFEMQQPSPPIPPVHPDVQLKRLPFYDVLDVLIKPTSLVQSSIQRFQEKFFIFALTPQQVREICISRDFLPGGRRDYTVQVQLRLCLAETSCPQEDHYPNSLCIKVNGKLSPLPGYAPPPKNGIEQKRPGRPLNITSLVRLSSAVPNQISISWASEIGKNYSMSVYLVRQLTSAMLLQRLKMKGIRNPDHSRALIKEKLTADPDSEIATTSLRVSLMCPLGKMRLTIPCRAVTCTHLQCFDAALYLQMNEKKPTWICPVCDKKAAYESLILDGLFMEILNECSDVDEIKFQEDGSWCPMRPKKEAVKVSSQQCSKIESSSVVSKPCSVTVASEVNKKKVDVIDLTVESSSDEEEDPPAKRNCIFMSEIHGSPTKGVLMYQPSTARVPSVTTVDAAAIPPSLTDYPVPFHHPPISSISSDLPDIP; encoded by the exons ATGGCGGATTTCGAGGAGCTgcgg AATATGGTATCAAGTTTTCGCGTTTCTGAACTGCAAGTGCTGCTGGGATTTGCCGGACGTAATAAAAGTGGTCGCAAACATGACCTCCTGATGAGGGCACTGCACTTACTGAAGAGCGGCTGCAGCCCAGCGGTTCAGATCAAGATCCGAGAGCTCTATAGGCGCCGGTACCCGCGGACCAGCGAGGCACTGTCGGATTTGTCGGCTATAAGACCCGCAGCGTCCAGCTTGGACAGCAGCTCCTCTCCGGTGGAGCCTGACTTGGCTGTCGCGGGCATTCACCCACTCCCTTCCACGTCAGTCACGCCTCAGTCTCCGTCCCCGCCTGTCAGTTCTGTGCTCCTCCAGGACACTAAGCCCCACTTTGAGATGCAGCAGCCATCTCCTCCGATTCCACCTGTTCACCCTGACGTTCAGCTGAAAAGATTGCCTTTCTACGATGTGCTCGATGTGCTCATTAAACCCACGAGTCTAG tACAGAGCAGTATTCAGAGGTTCCAGGAGAAGTTTTTTATCTTTGCTTTAACAccacagcaggtcagagaaatcTGTATTTCCAG GGACTTTTTGCCTGGAGGCAGGAGAGATTACACAGTCCAAGTTCAGCTAAG GCTATGCCTAGCAGAGACAAGCTGCCCTCAAGAGGATCATTATCCTAATAGTTTGTGCATTAAAGTAAATGGGAAGCTGTCCCCGTTGCCA GGATATGCTCCACCACCAAAAAATGGAATTGAACAGAAGCGACCTGGACGTCCCTTGAATATCACTTCTCTAGTTAGGCTGTCATCAGCAGTGCCAAACCAGATTTCTATCTCTTGGGCTTCTGAAATTGGAAAG AATTACTCCATGTCTGTGTATCTGGTTCGCCAGCTCACCTCAGCTATGCTTTTGCAGAGGTTAAAAATGAAAGGTATCAGAAATCCTGATCATTCCAGAGCACTAA ttAAAGAAAAACTAACTGCAGATCCTGATAGTGAGATTGCCACAACCAGTCTGCGGGTCTCTCTGATGTGTCCT ctgggaaaAATGAGACTGACAATCCCATGCCGGGCAGTGACCTGCACACACCTGCAATGTTTCGATGCTGCTCTTTATCTTCAAATGAATGAGAAGAAGCCTACCTGGATCTGCCCTGTCTGTGACAAAAAGGCAGCTTACGAGAGCCTAATACTAGATGG CCTCTTTATGGAAATCCTTAATGAATGTTCTGATGTGGATGAGATAAAATTCCAGGAAGATGGCTCCTGGTGCCCCATGAGGCCAAAGAAGGAAGCTGTGAAAGTGTCAAGTCAACAGTGCAGCAAAATAGAAA gTTCCAGTGTTGTTAGCAAACCATGTTCCGTGACAGTGGCCAGTGAGGTAAACAAGAAGAAGGTTGATGTTATCGACTTGACAGTAGAAAGCTCTTCTGATGAAGAAGAAGATCCTCCAGCCAAAAGGAACTGCATATTTATGTCTGAAATACACGGGAGCCCAACCAAAGG GGTTCTCATGTATCAGCCATCTACTGCCAGAGTGCCCAGCGTGACGACGGTCGATGCTGCTGCTATTCCTCCTTCATTAACAGACTACCCAGTACCATTCCATCACCCACCAATATCCAGTATTTCATCAGACTTGCCAG ACATACCCTAA
- the PIAS2 gene encoding E3 SUMO-protein ligase PIAS2 isoform X1 has translation MADFEELRNMVSSFRVSELQVLLGFAGRNKSGRKHDLLMRALHLLKSGCSPAVQIKIRELYRRRYPRTSEALSDLSAIRPAASSLDSSSSPVEPDLAVAGIHPLPSTSVTPQSPSPPVSSVLLQDTKPHFEMQQPSPPIPPVHPDVQLKRLPFYDVLDVLIKPTSLVQSSIQRFQEKFFIFALTPQQVREICISRDFLPGGRRDYTVQVQLRLCLAETSCPQEDHYPNSLCIKVNGKLSPLPGYAPPPKNGIEQKRPGRPLNITSLVRLSSAVPNQISISWASEIGKNYSMSVYLVRQLTSAMLLQRLKMKGIRNPDHSRALIKEKLTADPDSEIATTSLRVSLMCPLGKMRLTIPCRAVTCTHLQCFDAALYLQMNEKKPTWICPVCDKKAAYESLILDGLFMEILNECSDVDEIKFQEDGSWCPMRPKKEAVKVSSQQCSKIESSSVVSKPCSVTVASEVNKKKVDVIDLTVESSSDEEEDPPAKRNCIFMSEIHGSPTKGVLMYQPSTARVPSVTTVDAAAIPPSLTDYPVPFHHPPISSISSDLPGLDFLSLIPVDSQQYCPPMFLDSLTSTLTSSTPGSIITSTSHHESSTHVSSSGRAEAGVITSSGGGGGSAPDIISLD, from the exons ATGGCGGATTTCGAGGAGCTgcgg AATATGGTATCAAGTTTTCGCGTTTCTGAACTGCAAGTGCTGCTGGGATTTGCCGGACGTAATAAAAGTGGTCGCAAACATGACCTCCTGATGAGGGCACTGCACTTACTGAAGAGCGGCTGCAGCCCAGCGGTTCAGATCAAGATCCGAGAGCTCTATAGGCGCCGGTACCCGCGGACCAGCGAGGCACTGTCGGATTTGTCGGCTATAAGACCCGCAGCGTCCAGCTTGGACAGCAGCTCCTCTCCGGTGGAGCCTGACTTGGCTGTCGCGGGCATTCACCCACTCCCTTCCACGTCAGTCACGCCTCAGTCTCCGTCCCCGCCTGTCAGTTCTGTGCTCCTCCAGGACACTAAGCCCCACTTTGAGATGCAGCAGCCATCTCCTCCGATTCCACCTGTTCACCCTGACGTTCAGCTGAAAAGATTGCCTTTCTACGATGTGCTCGATGTGCTCATTAAACCCACGAGTCTAG tACAGAGCAGTATTCAGAGGTTCCAGGAGAAGTTTTTTATCTTTGCTTTAACAccacagcaggtcagagaaatcTGTATTTCCAG GGACTTTTTGCCTGGAGGCAGGAGAGATTACACAGTCCAAGTTCAGCTAAG GCTATGCCTAGCAGAGACAAGCTGCCCTCAAGAGGATCATTATCCTAATAGTTTGTGCATTAAAGTAAATGGGAAGCTGTCCCCGTTGCCA GGATATGCTCCACCACCAAAAAATGGAATTGAACAGAAGCGACCTGGACGTCCCTTGAATATCACTTCTCTAGTTAGGCTGTCATCAGCAGTGCCAAACCAGATTTCTATCTCTTGGGCTTCTGAAATTGGAAAG AATTACTCCATGTCTGTGTATCTGGTTCGCCAGCTCACCTCAGCTATGCTTTTGCAGAGGTTAAAAATGAAAGGTATCAGAAATCCTGATCATTCCAGAGCACTAA ttAAAGAAAAACTAACTGCAGATCCTGATAGTGAGATTGCCACAACCAGTCTGCGGGTCTCTCTGATGTGTCCT ctgggaaaAATGAGACTGACAATCCCATGCCGGGCAGTGACCTGCACACACCTGCAATGTTTCGATGCTGCTCTTTATCTTCAAATGAATGAGAAGAAGCCTACCTGGATCTGCCCTGTCTGTGACAAAAAGGCAGCTTACGAGAGCCTAATACTAGATGG CCTCTTTATGGAAATCCTTAATGAATGTTCTGATGTGGATGAGATAAAATTCCAGGAAGATGGCTCCTGGTGCCCCATGAGGCCAAAGAAGGAAGCTGTGAAAGTGTCAAGTCAACAGTGCAGCAAAATAGAAA gTTCCAGTGTTGTTAGCAAACCATGTTCCGTGACAGTGGCCAGTGAGGTAAACAAGAAGAAGGTTGATGTTATCGACTTGACAGTAGAAAGCTCTTCTGATGAAGAAGAAGATCCTCCAGCCAAAAGGAACTGCATATTTATGTCTGAAATACACGGGAGCCCAACCAAAGG GGTTCTCATGTATCAGCCATCTACTGCCAGAGTGCCCAGCGTGACGACGGTCGATGCTGCTGCTATTCCTCCTTCATTAACAGACTACCCAGTACCATTCCATCACCCACCAATATCCAGTATTTCATCAGACTTGCCAG GTCTGGATTTTCTTTCGCTAATCCCAGTTGATTCACAG CAGTACTGTCCTCCTATGTTTTTGGATAGTCTCACCTCAACCTTAACAAGCAGCACGCCTGGCAGCATCATCACCTCCACCAGCCACCACGAGAGCAGCACGCACGTTAGCTCCTCGGGCCGGGCCGAGGCCGGCGTCATCaccagcagcggcggcggcggcggcagcgcgccCGACATCATCTCCCTGGACTGA